The genome window ATCTTTTTAGATTTTAAGTCTTTTGGCTTATATGATAATTGGAATTTATCTATGTTTTTTCATTGATTCTTTAATACCATTTTTAATTAAATAAAATTTTTTTATTAGACAACAATCAGGTTCTTTATATTCATGCATATATGAATCTAATAAATTTTTTATTTCATTAAAATTTTTTTCATCATAAGAATATACATGGTCCAACTTATTAGATATAGTATTGAACAACAAAAATCTTTTCTTTATATCCTCACTTTCCATTATATATAACCACTCCTTAAATAAATTTGTTAAAATCTATATTCAGAGTGTTTGCTAAAAAATAGAATTTAAAACATATATAGCAAAATTTTATTTATCAATATCAAATACTACTGTTAATATCATTTTAAACTTCTCTACGGCTAATAGTGAGTGGTTTATATTAGCTGGCATTACTATAGTTTCACCTTTTTTAACATCAAAGCTTTCTTCCCCTATTGTAATTCTAGCTTCTCCATCTAAAATAGACACCATGGCATCCCCTTCAGACTTATGAGTACTTATTTCTTCATCTTTATCAAAAGCAAATACAGTTACATTTACATATTTGTTTTGAGTCAGAGTCTTGCTAATGACAGTTCCTTTTTGATAATCAACCAATGATGTTGTCTCAATAGGTGTTGAAAAATCTATGTTTTTTATAAAATTTTTATTCATATTATATTCCCCTTTCAATTGTAAAGTTTATTTTTATTTATATATAGTATAAAACAAAAATCACATTTATTAAGTAACATATGTTACCTGTGAGTTGTAAATTTTTTTGATCTAAATGCATTAGTTAGAACTTATATAAAGTTTAAACGCTTAGCTACCGGTACAAACATTGGACTTAATAATAGACTGTTAAATATGTACAATAAACCCATAGCTATTAGAATTTAAATTATATATAGATGCCCAAAATAAATTTTGTTTCATATTTTCTAAGTATACATCCTTATCTTTTACTAATTTTTCATTTCTTATTAAAATATTTTTCCACCTAGATATCTAGCAGATTAATAATATCAACTATGCGTGAATTTTTTTACTGATTTTTAAAATGAACATCTATTATCTTCTCAGCAAGTCTTTTTTGTGCATTTGCTTGAGCAACTAACATTATAACAATTAAAAATAACTGAGCTAAATCTTGATTCTCTTTTTCTATTTCATTAGTCTTTTCTTTTATACATCTTATATTCGAAGATATGAAATTTTCGAAATCTTTTGTTTCATTATCTTTTAATTCTAAAAAAATCGAATATATATCATCTAAAGATATTACATCATCTTCGATATTAGACATATCTTTAAGTACAGGTTCAAACAAAAGTTTTATGTCATCTAAAGATAGAACTTGCTTTAAATAATACACTAAAATCATTAGTATTATATGCTGTTTGCTATATTTTTTATTATTAGAGGGCATTAACAATCCTTGTTTGGTATAATTATTAATCATTGTTTTAGTCAATATCTTATCATCATCATTTCTTTTTAAATTAGAAAGCCTTTCATCTATAAAATTTGTTACTTGATCCATATACAAATTTAAATCTGGTATCTCTTCTAATCCCACTTTATCGCCTAAACACAATTCTTTTATAAGTTTAATTAATTCATTTTCATCTATCATTTAAATCACCTCTCTTATATAATATAGTATTCAAAACTATATATCAACATATGTATATAAATTTTAAAAAGTTTTATTATTATTAAAAAAATCTAATCTCAGCTTAATAATTTTCAATTATCAGCTTCGATTAGATTTTTTTAATAATAATAAAACTTTAGATATTAAGATTCACATTCTTCTATTTCAATACTATATTTTCCACATTCAATACATACTATAACACTTATTATATAGCTATTATCTACAACACCTTTTTTTAGCATCTTCTTAAATGATGTATTTTTATACTCTTCAGATATATTACTCATCACATATTTACCATTCTTCGTGAACGCATAAAAATAATATTCAAGAAATTTAAAGTATTTTGCTTTTTCTGCTACTCCATTTAGACAACTTTGGCAAGCTTGATCGTAATAACCTATATCAAAATCTGTATTACTTTGATGCTTCAATAGATCAACTATTACTTCGTGTGTAAGCCCAGTTGGTAAGTTAATTTCATTATTTATATAATTTGACATATCTATAGCGTATAAATTTTCATCAAATTCAAATGTATATTTTCCCATACTTTAACTCCTTTAAAATTAATAATATATGTTAAGTATCTCATATAAGCAATTAATTATCAATATATAACGGTATTATCCAGAGCTATATGTTAGTTGTAACTCTACGCCAAGTTGTCTATAGCAATATGATATTTAGGATCTTCTATTATATTAACTTCTAGTATTTTTTCTGCATCCTTAATAAATTGATAGCATTCTATACTTAAATGCTTTAAATGAAGTGTTTTTCCTTCTGTTTTATATTTTTCTGTTAATGTATTTACACTTTCAATTCCAGAATGATCGAATACTCTTGCATTTGCAAAATCGATAATAACATCTTCAGGATCATTTTTTATATCAAATGAATCAGAAAAATTTCTAGCTGAACCAAAGAATACAGCACCTCGTATCGTATAAACTTTTGATCCGCATGTATCTATATATGAATCTACATCTATTCGTTTCCCTTTTTCCCATGCAAAAACAAGTGATGATACAATTACTCCTATTCCAACAGCAATAGCTAAATCTGTAAATACAGTAATTACAGAAACTAGTATTATGACAAAAGCATCTGATTTTGGAATATTTCTCATTATTTCAAAACTAGACCATTCGAATGTAGCTATTACTACCATGAACATTACTCCTGTTAGTGCAGCCATTGGAATTCTTTCGATCAAACTTGATCCAAATAATATAAATCCTAATAAGAATAAAGAAGCTGATATTCCAGATAGTCTATTTCTACCACCAGATTTTATATTTATCATACTCTGACCTATCATTGCACAGCCACCCATTCCACCAAAAAATCCAGTTATTATGTTAGCTATACCTTGTCCAACACATTCCTTATTGCCTCTACCTCTAGTTTGAGTAATTTCATCTATAAGAGTTAATGTCATAAGTGATTCTATTAGTCCTATAGATGCAAGTATTACTGCATATGGAAATATTATTTCTATAGTTTTAATATTAAACGGTACATTAGGTATATGGAATTTTGGTAAAACTCCACCTACATGAGCTATATCTCCTACTGTTTTAACATCTATTCCAAGTATATTAACTAATAATGAAATTGAAACAATACCTGCCAATGGTGCTGGTATTGTTTTCGTTATCTTAGGTACAATATATATTGTTGCCATAGTTAAAACTACTAATCCTACCATTAAAAACAATTCTCTACCTTGCATCCAATTCATATTTCCACTTTTATCAATAAATTTGAATTGATTAAATTGAGCTATACCTATAACCATAGCTAGTCCGTTTACAAATCCTATCATTACAGTATGAGGTATAAACCTTACAAATTTACCTAACTTAAATAATCCTACAAGTATTTGTATAATTCCCATTAAAACTACTGTTATAAATAAATATTCTACTCCATGTTCACTCACAAGATCAACCATAACTACAGCTAAAGCACCCGTAGCTCCTGATATCATTCCTGGTCTTCCTCCAAAAATAGAAGTTATCAAACCTACTATAAATGCTGCATATAATCCAGTTAATGGATCGACTCCAGCAACAAATGCAAATGCTATAGCTTCTGGTACAAGTGCCAGTGCTACTGTAAGTCCTGATAGTACCTCGTCTTTTAAATTTATTGCTTTATTGTTTTTCAAAGTTACACCTTCCTTCTATTTTTTTATCACAAAAACTAATAATATCATGCTTTTTAAATAAAAGCTATAACAAAGCTTTAATTTTGATTTTTCCGAATCTTCAAATCCAGACTTTATATGCTTGAGATTTTGATTTGTAAGCTATACACTAATATATATTTGAAAATACATAAATTTTGTATTCCAAAAAAACTCACTCTATTATATAATTTTAATTGTGTTATTTTTAAAACTTTACTAAAGGAGATTTTATAATGAGTATATTAACAGTAAGAAATTTAAGCCATGGCTTTGGAGATAGAGCTATATTCAATAATGTATCATTCAGACTTTTACCTGGAGAGCATATTGCGCTTATAGGTGCAAATGGAGAAGGAAAATCTACTTTCATGAATATAATAACAAGCAAAGTAGAGCCAGATGAAGGCAAAATAGAATGGGCAAAACGCGTAAGAGTTGGTTACTTAGATCAACATACTTATCTAGAAAAAGGAAGAACTATAAGAGATGTATTAAAAGATGCCTTTAAGTACCTTTTTAACCTAGAATCAGAAATTAATGAAACATATGAAAAGATGGCTGAGGCAACGCCAGAAGAACTAGAAGATATGCTTGAAAATGTAGGTACTATTCAAGATATATTAACTAACAATGATTTTTATGTTATAGATGCAAAAATTGAAGAGGTTGCAAAAGGGTTGGGACTTACACAAATAGGACTTGATAAAGACGTAAATGATTTAAGTGGAGGTCAAAGAGCAAAAATATTACTTGCAAAGCTATTATTGGAAAAGCCAGATATTTTATTATTAGATGAGCCTACTAATCATTTAGATGAACAACACATAGAATGGTTAAAAAGATATTTACAAAACTATGAAAACGCTTTTATACTTATATCTCATGACATACCATTTATAAATAGTGTCATAAATCTAATATACCATATGGAAAATCAAGAACTTAATCGTTATGTCGGAGATTATGATAATTTCATGAATATATATGAAGCTAAAAAACGCCAGCTTGAGGCAGAATATAAAAGACAACAACAAGAAATAGCTGAACTTGAAGATTTTGTAGCTAGAAATAAAGCTAGAATTTCAACAAGAAATATGGCTATGTCCAGACAAAAGAAATTAGATAAAATGGACAGAATTGAATTGCCACAAGAACGTGTAAAACCAGAATTTAATTTTAAACAAGCCAAAACTTCTGGTAGATTGATATTCGAAACTACAGATTTTGTAATTGGCTATGATGAGGCCTTGACAAGACCTTTGAGTATAAAAATGGAGAGAGGCGAAAAAATAGCTTTGGTAGGTGCTAATGGAATAGGTAAAACAACTTTATTAAAAAGCATATTAGGACTGATAAAACCCCTATCTGGTAGAGTGGAACTTGGATATGAACAGAGTATAGGTTATTTTGAACAAGAACTTAAGGATGGGAATAATAATACCTGTATAGAAGAGGTTTGGGAAGAATTTCCTGTATTTACTCAATATGAAGTTCGTGCAGCACTTGCTAAATGTGGCCTTACTACAAAACATATAGAAAGCAAAGTTAAAGTTTTAAGTGGTGGAGAACAAGCTAAAGTAAGACTTTGTAAACTTATAAATAATAATACTAATATACTATTATTAGACGAGCCTACAAATCATCTGGATGTTGAAGCTAAAGAGGAGCTTAAAAGAGCTTTAAAAGAATATAAAGGAAGTATACTTCTTATATGTCATGAGCCTGAATTTTATAGAGATATAGTAACAGATGTATGGAATTGTGAAGACTGGACTACTAAAATAGTTTAATATAATAAAAAATCCGCTTAAGCGGATTTTTTATTATATATTTTTAGCAATTTCGATTGCTTTATCATAGTCAGGGTGATTTGTTACTTCAGTTACATACTCTATATGCTTTACTACATTATTTTCATCTAAGACAACAATTCCTCTTGCTAACAATCTAAGCTCTTCAATTACAAATCCATAGTTTAATCCAAATGATAAATCTTTATAATCTGATACCGTTATAGATTGCTTTATTCCCTTATTTGCACAGAATCTACTTTGAGCAAATGGCAAATCAACACTTATAGTTATTATTGCTGTATCTTCTAATTTAGACGCTTCTTCATTAAATCTTATTGTCTGAAGTTCACATACCCCTGTATCTACAGATGGAACTACACTTATGATTTTAGTTTTGGATTTTATATCACTTAATTTGAATTGGCTTAAATCATTATTAAAAGCCATAAAATCAAATCCTGTATCTCCAATTTTTATTTCATTTCCTAATAACGTCATAGGGTTTGATCCCATAGTTATAATTCCTGTTCTTTTATTCATAATTAATAAAACCTCCTACATTTTTATTTTATATTATAAATTTACCCCACAAGCATGAATATAAACACAGTTTTATGAATTTAAAAATATATATAAAAAAAGAAGAGCATGTGCTCTTCTTTTTAATAGGATTTTATTTCTGTCCAAACTCTATCGTATTCTGTTGTAAATTCTCCTAAATCAACAAATACTTCTCCATTTTTAAGGATATCACCTTTAGGATATGCTGATTCATTTTCCCTAACTTCTTCAGGTAAAAGCTTTACAGCCTCTTTATTAGGTGTTGAATATCCAACATACTCTGCACATTTAGCAGAAACCTCTGGTCTCATCATATAATTTATAAATAGTTCAGCTTCCTTTTTATGCCTACTAGTAACAGGTATAGCCATACCATCAAACCATAGATTAGTTCCTTCTTTTGGAATAGCATATGCTAAATCAGGATTTTCTTCTATTAACATCATTG of Tepidibacter aestuarii contains these proteins:
- a CDS encoding cupin domain-containing protein; translated protein: MNKNFIKNIDFSTPIETTSLVDYQKGTVISKTLTQNKYVNVTVFAFDKDEEISTHKSEGDAMVSILDGEARITIGEESFDVKKGETIVMPANINHSLLAVEKFKMILTVVFDIDK
- a CDS encoding DUF1836 domain-containing protein; translated protein: MIDENELIKLIKELCLGDKVGLEEIPDLNLYMDQVTNFIDERLSNLKRNDDDKILTKTMINNYTKQGLLMPSNNKKYSKQHIILMILVYYLKQVLSLDDIKLLFEPVLKDMSNIEDDVISLDDIYSIFLELKDNETKDFENFISSNIRCIKEKTNEIEKENQDLAQLFLIVIMLVAQANAQKRLAEKIIDVHFKNQ
- a CDS encoding DUF3785 family protein, with translation MGKYTFEFDENLYAIDMSNYINNEINLPTGLTHEVIVDLLKHQSNTDFDIGYYDQACQSCLNGVAEKAKYFKFLEYYFYAFTKNGKYVMSNISEEYKNTSFKKMLKKGVVDNSYIISVIVCIECGKYSIEIEECES
- a CDS encoding SulP family inorganic anion transporter, producing the protein MKNNKAINLKDEVLSGLTVALALVPEAIAFAFVAGVDPLTGLYAAFIVGLITSIFGGRPGMISGATGALAVVMVDLVSEHGVEYLFITVVLMGIIQILVGLFKLGKFVRFIPHTVMIGFVNGLAMVIGIAQFNQFKFIDKSGNMNWMQGRELFLMVGLVVLTMATIYIVPKITKTIPAPLAGIVSISLLVNILGIDVKTVGDIAHVGGVLPKFHIPNVPFNIKTIEIIFPYAVILASIGLIESLMTLTLIDEITQTRGRGNKECVGQGIANIITGFFGGMGGCAMIGQSMINIKSGGRNRLSGISASLFLLGFILFGSSLIERIPMAALTGVMFMVVIATFEWSSFEIMRNIPKSDAFVIILVSVITVFTDLAIAVGIGVIVSSLVFAWEKGKRIDVDSYIDTCGSKVYTIRGAVFFGSARNFSDSFDIKNDPEDVIIDFANARVFDHSGIESVNTLTEKYKTEGKTLHLKHLSIECYQFIKDAEKILEVNIIEDPKYHIAIDNLA
- a CDS encoding ABC-F family ATP-binding cassette domain-containing protein, with product MSILTVRNLSHGFGDRAIFNNVSFRLLPGEHIALIGANGEGKSTFMNIITSKVEPDEGKIEWAKRVRVGYLDQHTYLEKGRTIRDVLKDAFKYLFNLESEINETYEKMAEATPEELEDMLENVGTIQDILTNNDFYVIDAKIEEVAKGLGLTQIGLDKDVNDLSGGQRAKILLAKLLLEKPDILLLDEPTNHLDEQHIEWLKRYLQNYENAFILISHDIPFINSVINLIYHMENQELNRYVGDYDNFMNIYEAKKRQLEAEYKRQQQEIAELEDFVARNKARISTRNMAMSRQKKLDKMDRIELPQERVKPEFNFKQAKTSGRLIFETTDFVIGYDEALTRPLSIKMERGEKIALVGANGIGKTTLLKSILGLIKPLSGRVELGYEQSIGYFEQELKDGNNNTCIEEVWEEFPVFTQYEVRAALAKCGLTTKHIESKVKVLSGGEQAKVRLCKLINNNTNILLLDEPTNHLDVEAKEELKRALKEYKGSILLICHEPEFYRDIVTDVWNCEDWTTKIV
- the tpx gene encoding thiol peroxidase; translated protein: MNKRTGIITMGSNPMTLLGNEIKIGDTGFDFMAFNNDLSQFKLSDIKSKTKIISVVPSVDTGVCELQTIRFNEEASKLEDTAIITISVDLPFAQSRFCANKGIKQSITVSDYKDLSFGLNYGFVIEELRLLARGIVVLDENNVVKHIEYVTEVTNHPDYDKAIEIAKNI